A genomic stretch from Kribbella amoyensis includes:
- a CDS encoding VOC family protein, producing the protein MTETLGIQTVLHPVSDLAKAKATYTALLGIEPQADSEYYVGYQTGGQQIGLVPNGGPQEMASPVAYWHVTDIEAKIAEVTAAGATLKDSPRDVGGGRLVATVTDADGNVLGLLQDS; encoded by the coding sequence ATGACCGAAACCCTGGGTATCCAGACCGTCCTGCACCCCGTCTCCGACCTGGCCAAGGCCAAGGCGACGTACACCGCGCTGCTCGGCATCGAGCCGCAGGCGGACAGCGAGTACTACGTCGGCTACCAGACCGGCGGCCAGCAGATCGGCCTGGTCCCGAACGGCGGGCCGCAGGAGATGGCCTCGCCGGTGGCGTACTGGCACGTCACCGACATCGAGGCGAAGATCGCCGAGGTGACCGCCGCGGGCGCGACCCTGAAGGACTCCCCGCGTGACGTCGGCGGCGGCCGGCTGGTCGCCACCGTGACCGACGCCGACGGCAACGTCCTCGGGCTGCTGCAGGACAGCTGA
- a CDS encoding 2-oxoacid:ferredoxin oxidoreductase subunit beta, translating into MSTVDLGLPSLPGGLRGVPAAAEPQNRKEYVSDQEVRWCPGCGDYAVLAAFQGFLPELGIKRENVAMVSGIGCSSRFPYYLSTYGMHSIHGRAPAIATGLAVARPDLSVWVVTGDGDALSIGGNHLIHTLRRNVNLKILLFNNRIYGLTKGQYSPTSEPGKVTKSTPMGSVDNPFNPVSLALGAEATFVARTVDSDRKHLTEVLRQAAAHRGTSFVEIYQNCPIFNDNAFDAFKNPETRDDAIIPLTHGEPIRFGTDGRLGVVRDGFASLAVREVADLPNGEADLVVHDAHADDPAYAFALSRLTDGGVLHRAPIGIFRSVERPAYDDLVRQQVETSREAQGEGDLQQLVTGADTWTID; encoded by the coding sequence ATGAGCACGGTCGATCTCGGCCTGCCGAGCCTGCCGGGCGGACTGCGCGGCGTCCCGGCCGCGGCCGAACCGCAGAACCGCAAGGAGTACGTGTCGGACCAGGAGGTCCGGTGGTGCCCCGGCTGCGGCGACTACGCCGTGCTGGCGGCGTTCCAGGGGTTCCTGCCCGAGCTCGGGATCAAGCGCGAGAACGTGGCGATGGTCTCCGGGATCGGCTGCTCGTCCCGGTTCCCGTACTACCTGTCGACGTACGGCATGCACTCGATCCACGGCCGCGCGCCGGCGATCGCGACCGGGCTCGCGGTGGCGCGGCCGGACCTGAGCGTCTGGGTGGTCACCGGTGACGGCGACGCGCTGTCGATCGGCGGCAACCACCTGATCCACACGCTCCGCCGCAACGTGAACCTGAAGATCCTGCTGTTCAACAACCGGATCTACGGCCTGACCAAGGGCCAGTACTCGCCGACGTCGGAGCCGGGCAAGGTGACCAAGTCCACCCCGATGGGCTCGGTCGACAACCCGTTCAACCCGGTCTCGCTGGCGCTCGGCGCGGAGGCGACCTTCGTGGCCCGCACCGTCGACTCCGACCGCAAGCACCTGACCGAGGTGCTGCGGCAGGCGGCGGCGCACCGCGGCACCTCGTTCGTGGAGATCTACCAGAACTGCCCGATCTTCAACGACAACGCGTTCGACGCCTTCAAGAACCCCGAGACCCGGGACGACGCGATCATCCCGCTCACCCACGGGGAGCCGATCCGGTTCGGGACCGACGGCCGGCTCGGCGTGGTCCGGGACGGGTTCGCCTCGCTCGCGGTCCGCGAGGTGGCCGACCTGCCGAACGGCGAGGCCGACCTGGTCGTGCACGACGCGCACGCCGACGACCCGGCGTACGCGTTCGCGCTGTCCCGGCTGACCGACGGCGGCGTCCTGCACCGGGCCCCGATCGGGATCTTCCGCTCGGTGGAGCGGCCGGCGTACGACGACCTGGTCCGCCAGCAGGTGGAGACCTCGCGTGAGGCCCAGGGCGAGGGCGACCTGCAGCAGCTGGTCACCGGCGCCGACACCTGGACGATCGACTAG